A window of Eikenella corrodens contains these coding sequences:
- a CDS encoding ABC transporter permease: MTAKPLTLITVAVTLVLFAASLSIGVADFSWTQLFSGSLNGSTQVMITSRLPRTFAIVLTGASMGVAGMMMQILLKNRFVEPSMVGASQSATLALLLMALLLPAAPLLAKMSVAAVAALLGMLLFMTLVRRLPPTAQLLVPLVGIIYGGVIEAVYTFIAYEADMMQLISFWQSGDFSGVLQGRYELLWLTGILAATAYAIADQLTIVGLGESAAVNLGINPRTVLWAGLVMVALITSLVLVTVGNIPFIGLVVPNIVSLLLGDKLRAGLPAVALLGAALVLLCDIVGRVIVFPFEIPVSTVFGVLGTVLFLGLLMRQPAR, encoded by the coding sequence ATGACCGCCAAACCCCTCACCCTGATAACCGTTGCCGTTACCCTTGTCCTGTTTGCCGCCAGCCTGTCCATCGGCGTGGCGGATTTTTCGTGGACACAGCTTTTTTCAGGCAGCCTGAACGGCAGCACCCAAGTCATGATCACCAGCCGCCTGCCGCGTACGTTTGCCATTGTGCTTACCGGCGCATCTATGGGCGTGGCCGGTATGATGATGCAGATTCTGCTGAAAAACCGCTTTGTCGAACCGTCCATGGTGGGCGCAAGCCAGAGCGCGACCTTGGCGCTGCTGCTGATGGCGCTGCTGCTGCCCGCCGCGCCCCTGCTGGCGAAAATGTCCGTGGCCGCCGTGGCCGCGCTGCTGGGCATGCTGCTGTTTATGACGCTCGTCCGCAGGCTGCCGCCCACCGCGCAGCTGCTCGTGCCGCTGGTCGGCATTATTTACGGCGGCGTGATTGAAGCCGTCTATACCTTCATCGCCTACGAAGCCGACATGATGCAGCTCATCAGCTTCTGGCAGAGCGGCGATTTTTCCGGCGTGCTGCAGGGACGCTACGAACTGCTGTGGCTCACCGGCATATTGGCCGCCACCGCCTACGCCATTGCCGACCAACTCACGATTGTGGGGCTGGGCGAATCGGCGGCGGTGAACTTGGGCATCAACCCCCGCACCGTGCTGTGGGCGGGGCTGGTGATGGTGGCGCTGATTACCTCGCTGGTGCTGGTGACCGTGGGCAACATCCCGTTTATCGGGCTGGTGGTGCCCAATATCGTCAGCCTGCTTTTGGGCGACAAACTCCGCGCCGGCCTGCCCGCCGTGGCACTGCTGGGCGCGGCGCTGGTGCTGCTGTGCGACATCGTCGGCCGCGTGATTGTGTTCCCGTTTGAAATCCCCGTATCCACCGTATTCGGCGTGCTGGGGACGGTGCTGTTTTTAGGGCTGCTGATGCGGCAGCCTGCACGCTAG
- a CDS encoding EamA family transporter translates to MPNRTAAILATALAPLIWGSTYLVTTEFLPPNRPFTAALIRVLPAGLLLLAWTRRLPRRGEWGIVALLGFLNIGFFQAMLSVAAYRLPGGLAAVLSSTQTLMVLVFTWLIGKTMPPKAAWGWAAAGVLGIALLVLSPQARYDMTGILAALAGAAAMALGVYLSKHRRTSLPVLAFTGWQLFIGGLFLLPVALIAEPPLESLSPANIGGYLYLCLFGAVLAYVLFFRGIAKLSPAAVSSLGLLSPVSAFVLGWLFLGQGMDAKSLAGFALVLVSIFGVQRVAGKAG, encoded by the coding sequence ATGCCCAACCGCACCGCCGCCATCCTCGCCACCGCGCTCGCCCCGCTGATTTGGGGCAGCACTTATCTGGTCACCACCGAATTCTTGCCGCCGAACCGCCCGTTCACCGCCGCGCTTATCCGCGTGTTGCCGGCCGGGCTGTTGCTGTTGGCGTGGACGCGCAGGCTGCCTCGGCGCGGCGAATGGGGCATTGTCGCCCTGCTCGGTTTTCTGAACATCGGCTTTTTCCAAGCCATGCTGTCTGTGGCGGCGTATCGCTTACCGGGCGGACTGGCGGCGGTGCTGAGTTCCACGCAGACGCTGATGGTGCTGGTGTTCACTTGGCTGATTGGCAAAACCATGCCGCCGAAAGCGGCTTGGGGCTGGGCGGCAGCTGGAGTTTTGGGGATTGCACTCTTGGTTTTGTCGCCGCAGGCGCGCTATGACATGACGGGGATTTTGGCGGCACTGGCGGGCGCGGCGGCGATGGCGTTGGGCGTGTATTTGTCGAAACACCGCCGCACTTCGCTGCCCGTGCTGGCGTTTACCGGCTGGCAGTTGTTTATCGGCGGACTGTTTTTACTGCCCGTCGCCCTGATTGCCGAACCGCCGCTGGAGTCTTTAAGCCCTGCCAATATCGGCGGCTATCTGTATTTGTGTCTGTTTGGCGCAGTGTTGGCTTATGTTTTGTTTTTCAGGGGAATTGCCAAACTTTCGCCCGCTGCGGTTTCGTCGCTGGGATTGCTTAGCCCTGTTTCAGCATTTGTGCTGGGCTGGCTGTTTTTGGGACAGGGCATGGACGCGAAATCGCTGGCAGGATTTGCGTTGGTATTGGTATCGATATTCGGGGTGCAACGGGTGGCGGGGAAGGCTGGCTGA
- a CDS encoding MerR family transcriptional regulator — MQTKELAEQTGLSAATLRYYEQEGLLRPERNANGYREYGARDLEWVGFILRLKDMGVPLSQIKEYARLRHLGDETVPERYRILQEHQAALERKRQELDAHRAFLERKLAWYREKMGGWE, encoded by the coding sequence ATGCAAACCAAGGAACTTGCTGAGCAAACGGGCTTATCCGCCGCCACTCTGCGCTACTACGAGCAGGAAGGGCTGCTGCGCCCCGAACGCAACGCCAACGGCTACCGCGAATACGGCGCGCGCGATTTGGAATGGGTGGGCTTCATCCTGCGGCTGAAAGACATGGGCGTGCCGCTCTCGCAAATCAAGGAATACGCGCGGCTGCGGCATTTGGGCGATGAAACCGTCCCCGAACGTTACCGGATTTTGCAGGAGCATCAGGCGGCGTTGGAACGCAAACGGCAGGAATTGGACGCGCATCGGGCGTTTTTGGAGCGGAAGCTGGCGTGGTATCGGGAGAAGATGGGCGGGTGGGAGTAG
- a CDS encoding LemA family protein, translated as MLWILLLPGACGVVGVMVYNRLVIAQNQYRNAFSQIGVQLQRRHDLIPNLVAAAKGYLKHENDTFTQVTQARNQAAGVLGGTRPENAEAVAQLSAAETRLTQAVRSLMVQIEAYPDLQAAANMQQLAEEITSTENRIAFARQAYNDAAMGYNTLCQLFPHSIVAAYCGHRQPAQLLDFPDRAKYQTPPEVKF; from the coding sequence ATGCTGTGGATTCTTTTGCTGCCGGGCGCATGCGGCGTGGTGGGCGTGATGGTGTACAACCGTTTGGTCATCGCGCAAAACCAATACCGCAATGCTTTCTCCCAAATCGGCGTGCAGCTGCAACGCCGGCACGATTTGATTCCGAATTTGGTGGCCGCCGCCAAAGGCTACCTGAAACATGAAAACGACACCTTTACGCAGGTGACGCAGGCGCGCAATCAAGCCGCTGGTGTGTTGGGCGGTACACGGCCGGAAAATGCGGAGGCGGTGGCGCAGCTTTCTGCCGCCGAAACCCGGCTCACCCAGGCCGTGCGCAGCCTGATGGTACAGATTGAGGCCTATCCGGATTTGCAGGCTGCCGCCAATATGCAGCAGCTGGCCGAGGAAATCACCAGCACGGAAAACCGCATCGCCTTCGCCCGCCAGGCTTATAACGATGCGGCCATGGGTTACAACACGCTGTGCCAGCTGTTTCCGCACAGCATTGTCGCCGCCTATTGTGGCCATCGGCAGCCGGCACAGCTGCTAGACTTTCCCGACCGCGCCAAATATCAAACGCCGCCCGAGGTGAAGTTTTAA
- a CDS encoding H-NS family nucleoid-associated regulatory protein yields the protein MAARETLDQLLEQKKMLEDRIQRRLASERKKKVNQILAIMGDFEITLADIEAGLKEKQNRPQYRNPQTGATWGGVGKRPKWIVEAQKKGIDIKKFLV from the coding sequence ATGGCAGCACGCGAAACTTTAGACCAACTTCTAGAACAGAAAAAAATGCTGGAAGACCGTATCCAACGCCGTTTGGCTTCCGAGCGCAAAAAGAAAGTGAACCAAATTTTGGCCATTATGGGCGATTTTGAAATCACCCTGGCCGATATTGAGGCAGGCCTGAAGGAAAAGCAAAACCGCCCGCAATACCGCAATCCGCAAACCGGCGCAACTTGGGGCGGCGTGGGCAAACGGCCGAAATGGATTGTAGAAGCTCAGAAAAAAGGCATCGACATCAAGAAATTCTTGGTATAA
- the grxD gene encoding Grx4 family monothiol glutaredoxin, translating to MSIQEEIKQFVNSNRIVLFMKGTKQFPQCGFSSRAVQILQAAGCNDFVTVNVLGNPEIRQGIKEYANWPTIPQLYVNGEFVGGSDILMEMYEAGELQDLLKAEA from the coding sequence ATGAGCATCCAAGAAGAAATCAAACAATTCGTAAACAGCAACCGTATCGTACTGTTTATGAAAGGCACCAAACAATTCCCGCAATGCGGCTTCTCCTCCCGCGCCGTGCAAATCCTGCAGGCCGCCGGCTGCAATGATTTCGTTACGGTAAACGTATTGGGAAACCCCGAAATCCGCCAAGGCATCAAAGAATACGCCAATTGGCCCACCATCCCGCAACTGTATGTAAACGGCGAATTCGTGGGCGGATCCGATATTCTAATGGAAATGTATGAAGCCGGCGAATTGCAAGATTTGCTGAAAGCCGAAGCCTGA
- a CDS encoding RsmB/NOP family class I SAM-dependent RNA methyltransferase, giving the protein MTPAQLLHTSTLLGQVLGFEQPADALVSAYFRSHKKLGRQDRHEIAETVFAALRHLQKIQSVLPDPVRQSRRAALAALVLGRGISISALADCANAEETEFLGYLKAKKTEFAAQLNTAAELPEWLIAQLRDQGWSDEHILAFGRSTAAPAPLDLRVNTLQAKRDKVLARLQDEGIRCEATPYSPWGIRLHDKSALMRHPLFLEGTIEVQDEGSQLLARLTGARRGEIIVDFCAGAGGKTLALGAAMNNSGRLYAFDVAEKRLAKLKPRMVRAGLTNISPQRIGSETDPRLERLTGKADRVLVDAPCSGLGTLRRNPDLKYRQSPERLAELAKQQASILEAAARLVRPGGRLVYATCSVLATENEQQAERFSAAHPDWQPVNAAELLPDCPELFSGSPYLQLSTAEHRTDGFFAAVWARPE; this is encoded by the coding sequence ATGACTCCCGCCCAACTCCTCCACACTTCCACCCTGCTCGGCCAAGTGCTCGGCTTCGAACAGCCCGCCGATGCCCTCGTTTCCGCCTATTTCCGCAGCCACAAAAAACTTGGCCGCCAAGACCGGCACGAAATTGCCGAAACCGTGTTCGCCGCCTTGCGCCATTTGCAGAAAATCCAAAGCGTGCTGCCCGATCCCGTGCGCCAATCCCGCCGCGCCGCGCTGGCCGCCCTGGTATTGGGTCGCGGCATCAGCATTTCCGCCCTGGCCGATTGCGCCAATGCCGAAGAGACTGAGTTTCTAGGCTACCTGAAAGCCAAAAAAACCGAGTTTGCCGCGCAGCTGAACACCGCCGCCGAACTGCCCGAATGGCTCATTGCCCAACTGCGCGACCAAGGCTGGAGCGACGAACACATCCTCGCCTTCGGCCGCAGCACCGCCGCCCCCGCCCCGCTCGATTTGCGCGTGAACACCCTCCAAGCCAAACGCGACAAAGTGCTCGCCCGGCTGCAAGATGAAGGTATCCGCTGCGAGGCCACGCCTTATTCGCCGTGGGGCATCCGCCTGCACGACAAATCCGCCCTCATGCGCCACCCGCTGTTTTTGGAAGGCACCATTGAAGTGCAAGACGAAGGCAGCCAACTGCTCGCCCGCCTCACCGGCGCGCGGCGCGGCGAAATCATCGTCGATTTCTGCGCCGGCGCGGGCGGCAAAACCCTCGCCCTGGGCGCCGCCATGAACAACAGCGGCCGCCTCTACGCCTTCGACGTGGCCGAAAAACGGCTGGCCAAACTCAAGCCGCGCATGGTGCGCGCCGGCCTCACCAACATCAGCCCGCAACGTATCGGCAGCGAAACCGACCCGCGCCTCGAACGCCTCACCGGCAAAGCCGACCGCGTGCTGGTGGACGCCCCCTGCTCCGGGCTGGGCACCCTGCGCCGCAACCCCGATTTGAAATACCGCCAATCACCCGAGCGCCTCGCCGAATTGGCAAAGCAACAAGCCTCCATCCTCGAAGCCGCCGCCCGCCTGGTGCGCCCCGGCGGCCGTTTGGTGTATGCCACCTGTAGCGTGCTCGCAACTGAAAACGAACAGCAAGCCGAACGCTTCAGCGCCGCCCACCCCGATTGGCAGCCGGTAAACGCCGCCGAACTGCTGCCCGACTGCCCGGAATTATTTTCAGGTAGCCCCTATCTGCAGCTCTCCACCGCAGAACACCGCACAGACGGCTTCTTCGCCGCTGTGTGGGCGCGCCCGGAATAA
- a CDS encoding DUF3108 domain-containing protein yields the protein MTSLTLRLGTAAALCAAALAAPAAAAETAFPKNAELHYIGPYGVPAVMTFNQNGGRYNVNADINVPLYKMRFSSNGSISGNRLQPARYSDTRKGRAYAGATFDYGSKTITYGKTGQTESQPISGPTFDLFTLAWQLALNNGQLPANLHITNGKRVYPVRGMTRLPPARYNINGASIAVNRFRVQRGDDTIEYSFAPDFANIPALIKYTDDGKTYELKLRSGKIDGTPLQPPR from the coding sequence ATGACCAGTCTCACCCTCCGCCTCGGCACGGCCGCCGCCCTGTGCGCCGCCGCGCTGGCCGCGCCCGCCGCCGCTGCCGAAACCGCCTTTCCCAAAAACGCCGAGCTGCACTACATCGGCCCCTACGGCGTGCCCGCCGTGATGACCTTCAACCAAAACGGCGGCCGCTACAACGTAAACGCCGACATCAACGTCCCGCTCTACAAAATGCGCTTTTCCTCCAACGGCAGCATCAGCGGCAACCGCCTGCAGCCCGCCCGCTACAGCGACACCCGCAAAGGCCGCGCCTACGCCGGCGCCACCTTCGACTACGGCAGCAAAACCATCACCTACGGCAAAACCGGACAAACCGAAAGCCAGCCCATCAGCGGCCCCACTTTCGACCTCTTCACCCTGGCCTGGCAGCTCGCGCTCAACAACGGCCAACTGCCCGCCAACCTGCACATCACCAACGGCAAACGCGTCTACCCCGTGCGCGGCATGACCCGCCTGCCACCCGCCCGCTACAACATCAACGGCGCCAGCATTGCCGTCAACCGCTTCCGCGTGCAGCGCGGCGACGACACCATCGAATATTCCTTCGCCCCCGATTTCGCCAACATCCCCGCCCTCATCAAATACACCGACGACGGCAAAACCTACGAGCTCAAACTGCGCAGCGGCAAAATCGACGGCACGCCCCTGCAGCCGCCCAGATAA
- the ffh gene encoding signal recognition particle protein: MLDNLSGRLSQWAKKMRGQARLSEDNIKEALREVRMALLEADVALPVVKDFMASVKERAVGHEVIGSLTPGQAFIGVVNQALTELMGTQNSSLNLAAVPPAVVLMAGLQGAGKTTTAGKLARLLKEEQRKKVLLVSADVYRPAAIEQLRLLAEQVGADFFPSDVSQQPVAIAQAALDYAKKHFYDVLMVDTAGRLAVDEAMMAEIKALHEAVNPVETLFVVDAMLGQDAVNTAQAFNEALPLTGVILTKMDGDARGGAALSVRHVTGKPIKFIGTGEKIGGLEPFHPDRIAGRILGMGDVLSLIEDVQKGIDQEVAERMAKKLHKGKGFDLNDFKAQIQQMRNMGGIESLMSKLPGEMGQLSAQIPEGTAEKAMSKVEAIINSMTPKERANPALLKASRKRRIAAGAGTTVQEVNKMLKQFEQSQKMMKMFGGKGMGKLMRMAQGMKGLFPGR; the protein is encoded by the coding sequence ATGTTAGACAACCTATCCGGCCGCCTCAGCCAGTGGGCCAAAAAAATGCGCGGCCAGGCGCGCCTCTCCGAAGACAACATCAAAGAAGCCCTGCGCGAAGTGCGCATGGCGCTGTTGGAAGCCGACGTGGCGCTGCCGGTGGTGAAAGACTTTATGGCCAGCGTGAAAGAGCGTGCCGTCGGCCACGAAGTAATCGGCAGCCTCACGCCCGGCCAGGCCTTTATCGGCGTGGTCAACCAAGCGCTCACCGAGCTGATGGGCACACAAAACAGCAGCCTCAATCTGGCCGCCGTGCCGCCTGCCGTGGTGCTGATGGCCGGCCTGCAGGGTGCGGGTAAAACCACCACCGCCGGTAAGCTCGCCCGCCTGCTCAAAGAAGAGCAGCGCAAGAAAGTGCTGCTGGTGTCGGCCGACGTATACCGCCCCGCCGCCATCGAGCAGCTGCGCCTCCTGGCCGAGCAAGTGGGCGCGGATTTCTTCCCCTCCGACGTTTCCCAACAGCCCGTGGCTATCGCCCAGGCCGCGCTGGATTACGCCAAAAAGCATTTCTACGACGTGCTGATGGTCGACACCGCCGGCCGATTGGCGGTGGACGAAGCCATGATGGCCGAAATCAAGGCGCTGCATGAAGCCGTGAATCCGGTGGAAACCCTGTTTGTGGTGGATGCCATGCTCGGCCAAGATGCCGTGAACACCGCCCAGGCCTTCAATGAAGCCCTGCCGCTCACCGGCGTTATCCTCACCAAAATGGACGGCGACGCGCGCGGCGGCGCGGCACTTTCCGTGCGCCACGTTACCGGCAAACCGATTAAATTCATCGGCACCGGCGAAAAAATCGGCGGCCTCGAGCCCTTCCACCCCGACCGCATCGCCGGCCGCATTCTCGGCATGGGCGACGTGCTTTCCCTGATTGAAGACGTGCAAAAAGGCATCGATCAGGAAGTGGCCGAACGCATGGCCAAAAAGCTGCACAAAGGCAAAGGCTTCGACCTGAACGATTTCAAAGCCCAAATCCAGCAGATGCGCAATATGGGCGGCATCGAATCGCTGATGTCCAAACTGCCCGGCGAAATGGGGCAGCTTTCCGCGCAAATCCCCGAGGGCACGGCGGAAAAAGCCATGAGCAAAGTGGAAGCCATCATCAACTCCATGACCCCGAAAGAGCGTGCCAACCCCGCCCTGCTCAAAGCCAGCCGCAAACGCCGCATCGCCGCCGGCGCCGGCACCACCGTGCAGGAAGTGAACAAAATGCTCAAGCAGTTCGAGCAGTCGCAAAAAATGATGAAAATGTTCGGCGGCAAAGGCATGGGCAAACTCATGCGCATGGCACAAGGCATGAAAGGCCTGTTCCCCGGGCGTTAA
- a CDS encoding cytochrome C assembly family protein, with the protein MAVLFVLLALLYGGMGMFAWWFGRQNARRPYPLKGELLLLAALLPAHAAAVWQPLLLSRFPNGIGYALCLATWLMLLLYWCGSFFYPLKGLQLLLYPFAALSMLAAALWPAPGADYAVDNMPFALHVGASVFSYSLFGIAALLALLILLLNRRLRNHRISPLVSFLPPLLSLEKLMFQSMLAGFVLLTVSVGGGLLFSPEIFGKPLALTHKSVFGVLSWLVYAGILLLHRTRRWRGRTAALWCVAGFVCLMLAYVGSKFVLQVLLHRM; encoded by the coding sequence ATGGCTGTATTGTTTGTTTTGCTCGCGCTGCTCTATGGCGGCATGGGCATGTTTGCCTGGTGGTTCGGTCGGCAAAATGCCCGGCGGCCATACCCGCTCAAGGGCGAGCTGCTGTTGCTGGCGGCACTACTGCCTGCGCACGCGGCGGCGGTGTGGCAGCCGTTGCTGCTCAGCCGCTTCCCCAACGGCATCGGCTATGCCCTGTGTTTGGCTACCTGGCTGATGCTGCTGTTGTATTGGTGCGGCAGTTTCTTTTATCCGCTGAAGGGCTTGCAGCTGCTGCTCTATCCCTTTGCCGCGCTTTCCATGCTGGCCGCCGCGCTGTGGCCGGCACCGGGCGCGGATTATGCGGTGGACAATATGCCCTTCGCGCTGCACGTGGGCGCATCGGTGTTTTCCTACAGCCTGTTCGGCATTGCCGCGCTGCTGGCGCTGCTGATCCTGCTGCTGAACCGCCGCCTGCGAAACCACCGCATTTCGCCGCTGGTGTCTTTCCTGCCGCCGCTGTTGAGCTTGGAAAAACTGATGTTTCAAAGCATGCTGGCGGGTTTTGTGCTGCTCACAGTATCGGTGGGCGGGGGGCTGCTGTTTTCGCCGGAAATTTTCGGCAAGCCGCTCGCGCTCACGCACAAAAGCGTGTTCGGCGTGCTTTCGTGGCTGGTGTATGCCGGTATCCTGCTGCTGCACCGCACCCGCCGCTGGCGCGGCCGTACGGCGGCGCTGTGGTGCGTGGCCGGGTTTGTGTGCCTGATGCTGGCTTATGTGGGCAGCAAGTTTGTGTTGCAGGTGTTGCTGCATCGGATGTGA